The nucleotide sequence ACACCATCTCAATCTTTTCGGGTTCCTTGTCTTTATTTTTTCGTTGTGGCTTGGTGTTCAGCCGATCAAGACGAATCAAGCGATTAAGCGTATTTGGTACTTTCAGACGAGCAAAGCGTGGCTGTCCATCATCTCCCAACAGTTCTACTGCAAGAGAAATCGATAGGTTAGAAACATGTGGAAATGGATGACCGGGGTCAAATGCTAATGGCGTTAATACCGGAAAAATCTGCTCATCAAAAAAGCGGTTAAGATCTTCCCTTTTTTCTTTACTTAACTCATTGCAATGGCGAAAGATGATTCCGCTGTTTTGAAGTTTGGGCAAAAGTTCATCATAAAGCATGTTACGTGCTTCACTCATCATTTCAATGACCCTTTCCCTTACAAATGAGAGTTGTTCAAAAGGAGTCAATCCGTCTAAAGAAGGCAATTGAATTCCAGCCGAAAGTTGCTCTTCCAATCCTGAAACTCTAATCATAAAAAACTCATCGAAATTCGACCCAAAAATGGAAATAAACTTGACTCTTTCTAATAATGGGTTTGTCTCTCGCTTTGCTTCTTCTAGCACTCTTCGGTTAAATTCCAACCAACTCAACTCGCGATTCAAATACAATTCGTGTGAAACGGGATAAGGATGATCATTAGAGTTTCTTTCCACTTTTGAATCTACAGCGTTTTCAGACCCATTATCCAAAATTGTAGTGTTCCTTTCCTCATTATCCTCCACAAAAGTATTCTCGCCTGCTACTTGCTTTTGGGTGATGGTTCTTTTCCGTTTGCCTTTTTCGATCATGTGATGATGTCAGATATAATTGAATTAAGATAAGCAGATTGGTTTTATCTTTTTGTTACGAATCAAACTCTTAAGTTGAATCAAATTTCTTTTGTTTTTCATATGTACAAGTCGCTATTTATTTCGTTGATTCGAAGTACCTTTAATTTTTATTTGTATTGAATTCATCGCCTTGAAACTTCGCAAGATTCAACTTCATTCATTTCGCAAGCACAATCATCTATCGCTTGAGTTAGACACGACCCAAAATAATGTCAATATTATTTACGGAGACAATGGGAGTGGTAAAACCAATATTTTAGAAGCGATTCATATTGCATGCTTGAGTAAAAATTTCTTATCCCTAAGTGATTCAGATTGCGTCACTTTTGGCGATTCATTCTATGAAATTTCAGCAGATTTCGAGTCTAACCACAATATCCAAACTACCGGCCGAGTTTATTATTCTGAAACCGAAGGAAAACATATTTTTTTAGGCAAGTCAGAATTAGAACATTTTTCTAAACTGATTGGGGAGTACCCTTGTATTTCGCTTTCTCCTGATGACATGCAACTTGCGAAAGGTACACCGCAAGAGCGTAGGCGATTTCTTGATTCCACAATTTCACAAACCAACCGCCTTTATCTTTCTCATCTTCAAAATTATAAGCGTTCACTTACTCAGCGCAATAAAATTCTCAATGATTTGAAAATCAAACACACGACTGAGTTGCACTCATTACTCGATGTTTGGACTGAAAACCTTTGTCAAAGCGGGGCCTCAATTATGAAGGAAAGAATACTTTTTACTCGTGAGTTTTCAATTCAATTACAAAATGCTTACCATTCATTTCATACTTTTACTGAGCAACCAACTTTGGTCTATGATTCTGACATCGCGTTACCCGATACCCCAGAAGAAAAATTGCTATTTGAACATTTATGGCTTCGTTACGGAGAAGTTATGAGCGATGAAGTTCGACGTGGCGTAACATTATTCGGACCACATCGCGACGACCTTTCTTTTCGAATTAACGACTTTAGTATTCGAAAATTTGCTTCTCAAGGCCAACAAAAAACTTTTGTGATTTGCCTTAAACTCGCTCAACGCTCTTACATCGAATCCAGAATTGGAGAGCAGCCGATTTTTCTTTTGGATGATGTGTTTAGCGAACTCGATCAAGGAAGATGTGAAGAACTTATTTCGTTACTTCAACCATTAGGTCAATCCATCATCACGACGACTGAACCAAGAGGGTTTAAGAACACCAATGAAATATCTATTCTTTCAATTTCGAATCAAAACGACAAAGAAGGTAAACCCAGTTTGTAAGGTTTGTGTATATTTCTTTCCATTAATCTTATAAATTTCAAAAGCTACACGTGTGTCTTTGAATCCGTTTTCCAACTACAGAGAATTACGCCACTCTCTCGAAAGCCACTCTTCTACTGTTGCGTCAATTACGCAATCTTACTTGAACAGAATAGAGAAAAAAAAGCAACTGAATGTTTATCTCACAGTTTTTGAAAAAAGTGCTTTGGAGCGAGCCAAGCAAATTGATGAAAAGTTAAAAAGAGGAGAAAAATTAGGGAAGCTTTTCGGTCTCCCAATCGCAATAAAAGACAACATTGCTGTTAAAAACGAAAAACTCACTTGTGCTTCTAAAATATTACAAAACTTCACAAGTCCTTATG is from Chloroherpetonaceae bacterium and encodes:
- the recF gene encoding DNA replication and repair protein RecF (All proteins in this family for which functions are known are DNA-binding proteins that assist the filamentation of RecA onto DNA for the initiation of recombination or recombinational repair.); translated protein: MKLRKIQLHSFRKHNHLSLELDTTQNNVNIIYGDNGSGKTNILEAIHIACLSKNFLSLSDSDCVTFGDSFYEISADFESNHNIQTTGRVYYSETEGKHIFLGKSELEHFSKLIGEYPCISLSPDDMQLAKGTPQERRRFLDSTISQTNRLYLSHLQNYKRSLTQRNKILNDLKIKHTTELHSLLDVWTENLCQSGASIMKERILFTREFSIQLQNAYHSFHTFTEQPTLVYDSDIALPDTPEEKLLFEHLWLRYGEVMSDEVRRGVTLFGPHRDDLSFRINDFSIRKFASQGQQKTFVICLKLAQRSYIESRIGEQPIFLLDDVFSELDQGRCEELISLLQPLGQSIITTTEPRGFKNTNEISILSISNQNDKEGKPSL